A single genomic interval of Burkholderiales bacterium harbors:
- a CDS encoding GAF domain-containing protein: MTHAKKPARPVEPEEERAGYKLPALRVYSEIATSLSSDADLEQLLERFLQTMIRLAGATGGAVRVVSSDGQHMRLVGAIGLPQEVIDREYLVPIGCGVCGQAAQHFAIQRGDAAGCCHEVTHLDYFGEGCKNVIAVPLRHKGKTMGVYNLFMPCDRSIPEEVSLLFLSISEHLGMALENARLTRENLRITLMDERQMLAAEIHDSLAQTLAYMKMRLAMLREAVREGDEVATERYLGEVDDALESAYSGLRELLTQFRQKMDPRGLLPALEDLMHNFCQRTGIKVDFVNRAPDVNLTPDQEVQVFHIVQEALNNISKHSAARHVQLTIEFIGDRYAVTVTDDGIGLKAQGNGGPSMHLGMSIMKERAQRLNGEVTVDSRPGEGTRVHLEFPAPRPRKVGAR, translated from the coding sequence ATGACCCACGCAAAAAAGCCGGCGCGCCCCGTGGAGCCCGAAGAGGAACGGGCGGGCTACAAGCTGCCTGCGCTGCGTGTCTATTCAGAGATTGCCACCAGTCTGTCCAGTGACGCGGACCTGGAGCAGCTTCTGGAGCGTTTCCTGCAGACCATGATCCGCCTGGCGGGGGCCACTGGGGGGGCGGTGCGGGTGGTTTCCTCCGATGGTCAGCACATGCGCCTGGTGGGGGCCATCGGCCTGCCGCAGGAGGTCATCGACCGGGAATACCTGGTTCCCATCGGCTGCGGGGTGTGCGGGCAGGCGGCGCAGCACTTCGCCATCCAGCGCGGCGATGCGGCGGGCTGCTGCCACGAGGTCACCCACCTGGATTATTTCGGTGAAGGCTGCAAGAACGTGATCGCCGTCCCCCTGCGTCACAAGGGTAAGACCATGGGGGTGTACAACCTCTTCATGCCCTGCGACCGCAGCATTCCCGAAGAGGTGTCGCTGCTTTTCCTTTCCATCAGCGAACACCTGGGCATGGCCCTGGAGAACGCGCGACTGACGCGGGAGAATCTGCGCATCACCCTCATGGACGAGCGGCAGATGCTGGCCGCGGAAATCCACGACTCCCTGGCGCAGACCCTGGCTTACATGAAGATGCGGCTGGCGATGCTCCGGGAAGCGGTGCGCGAGGGGGATGAGGTGGCGACTGAACGCTACCTGGGGGAAGTGGACGATGCGCTGGAATCGGCCTATTCGGGGCTAAGGGAACTGCTCACCCAGTTCCGGCAGAAAATGGACCCGCGGGGCCTGCTGCCCGCCCTGGAAGACCTCATGCACAATTTCTGCCAGCGCACCGGTATCAAGGTGGATTTCGTCAACCGCGCCCCTGACGTCAACCTCACCCCGGATCAGGAGGTGCAGGTGTTCCATATCGTGCAGGAGGCGCTCAACAACATCAGCAAGCATTCCGCTGCTCGGCATGTGCAGCTCACCATCGAATTCATCGGTGACCGTTACGCCGTCACCGTCACCGACGATGGCATCGGGCTCAAGGCCCAAGGCAATGGCGGACCGAGCATGCATCTGGGAATGAGCATTATGAAGGAACGGGCGCAGCGCTTGAACGGTGAGGTGACCGTGGACAGCCGTCCCGGCGAAGGGACGCGGGTGCATCTTGAGTTTCCTGCGCCGCGGCCGCGCAAGGTGGGGGCACGATGA
- a CDS encoding response regulator, with product MSEPIRVILVDDHTLFRKGLAELIERHGRIKVVAMTGNPAEARELIKTHQPDVAVFDLNMPGVDGITLIGELRQEGCTVPIVVLTVSDAQEDLAAALRVGARGYLLKDMEPDDVEDLLQRAARGETVVAPKMTAKLVNLLDQKRGTPDSLLAQLTQRERQILMHLSRGESNKAIARALDISHDTVKLHVRHILAKLNLSSRVEAAVFAVEHRLTSPRSVDGN from the coding sequence ATGAGCGAGCCGATCCGCGTCATTCTGGTGGATGATCACACCCTGTTCCGCAAGGGATTGGCGGAACTCATCGAACGTCACGGCCGCATCAAGGTGGTGGCCATGACGGGCAATCCCGCGGAAGCCCGGGAACTCATCAAAACCCATCAACCGGATGTGGCCGTCTTTGATCTCAACATGCCTGGGGTGGACGGCATCACCCTCATCGGTGAGCTGCGGCAGGAGGGCTGCACGGTGCCCATCGTGGTGCTCACCGTGAGCGACGCCCAGGAGGACCTGGCCGCTGCGTTGCGGGTGGGGGCACGCGGCTATCTGCTCAAGGACATGGAGCCCGACGACGTGGAAGACCTGCTGCAGCGGGCAGCGCGGGGCGAGACGGTGGTGGCGCCGAAGATGACGGCCAAGCTGGTCAACCTTCTGGACCAGAAACGAGGCACGCCGGATTCCCTGCTCGCCCAGCTCACCCAGCGGGAGCGTCAGATCCTCATGCACCTGTCCCGCGGCGAGTCCAACAAAGCCATCGCACGGGCGCTCGACATCAGCCACGATACCGTCAAGCTGCACGTGCGCCACATTCTGGCCAAACTCAATCTCTCCTCGCGGGTGGAGGCGGCGGTGTTTGCCGTGGAACACCGCCTCACCTCCCCCCGTTCCGTTGACGGCAACTGA
- a CDS encoding 4Fe-4S dicluster domain-containing protein, with translation MTDNKTTPVDEGRRRFLTASAAMAGVAVAPGVVLYEIAHGKPADEPASHAVRWGMLIDTNQCQEGCDECVKACGEENGFGHGTRETDSQWIRKVELRDMRTGRTKSLPVMCQHCAEPPCVDVCPTGASFKRPDGIVLVDRHICIGCRYCMMACPYKARSFVHERITDQNPDVPRGIGCVESCTMCVHRVDRDQQPACVEACARAGHGAILFGNLNDPNSEIAKRIAQYSTMELRADLKLNLGVRYQGF, from the coding sequence ATGACTGACAACAAGACGACCCCTGTCGATGAAGGGCGGCGCCGGTTCCTGACCGCATCCGCCGCCATGGCCGGCGTGGCCGTCGCCCCAGGTGTGGTCCTGTATGAAATCGCCCATGGCAAGCCCGCCGATGAGCCGGCCAGCCATGCCGTGCGCTGGGGGATGCTGATCGACACCAATCAGTGCCAGGAAGGCTGTGACGAGTGCGTCAAAGCCTGCGGAGAGGAAAATGGCTTCGGCCACGGCACGCGGGAAACCGATTCCCAGTGGATCCGCAAGGTGGAGCTCAGGGACATGCGCACTGGACGCACCAAGTCGCTGCCGGTCATGTGCCAGCATTGCGCCGAGCCGCCTTGTGTCGATGTCTGCCCCACCGGCGCCTCCTTCAAGCGGCCGGATGGCATTGTCTTGGTGGATCGCCACATCTGCATTGGCTGCCGCTACTGCATGATGGCCTGCCCCTACAAGGCGCGGTCCTTCGTCCACGAGCGCATCACCGATCAGAACCCGGACGTGCCGCGGGGCATCGGCTGTGTGGAATCCTGCACCATGTGTGTCCACCGCGTCGATCGCGACCAGCAGCCGGCGTGCGTGGAAGCCTGCGCCAGGGCGGGCCACGGCGCCATCCTCTTCGGCAACCTGAACGACCCCAACAGCGAGATCGCCAAGCGCATCGCGCAATACTCCACCATGGAGCTGCGCGCTGACCTGAAACTGAATCTCGGTGTCCGTTATCAAGGGTTTTGA
- the cysG gene encoding siroheme synthase CysG produces the protein MDFLPIFLNLRGKHGLVVGGSEVAARKAALLLNAGARVTVVAPRLAEAFAQLEHPERLRHLAAEFTPALLDDVDIVVCALEDEAQARVVSEAAQAKHLPVNVVDTPQLCSFVMPSIIDRSPILIAVGSGGASPVLARLLRARLESMIPTAYGRLSALAARFRDQVKAKFKRPENRRRFWEKVFQGPVAEMMFSGQDEAAAATLQAMIDGEMEPDAAIGEVYLVGGGPGNPDLLTFRALRLMQQADVVVYDNLVSPAVLDMVRRDAERIYVGKRRANHALPQEEINELLVRLAKQGKRVLRLKGGDPFIFGRGGEEIETLAENKIPFQVVPGITAASGVASYAGIPLTHRDHAQACVFVTGHLKDGSMNLDWDMLARPHQTIVIYMGLHGLPVLCAKLIEHGLPAETPAAIVQQGTTSKQRVVTGTLATLPVLAEAAQLKAPTLIIVGSVVTLHDKLKWFNPRDSRDGLSEATPEHTQAA, from the coding sequence ATGGATTTCCTGCCCATATTCCTGAACCTCCGCGGCAAACACGGTCTCGTCGTCGGCGGCAGCGAAGTGGCCGCGCGCAAGGCGGCGCTGCTCCTCAACGCCGGTGCCCGGGTGACCGTGGTGGCGCCACGGCTCGCCGAAGCCTTTGCCCAACTGGAACATCCCGAACGACTCCGCCATCTGGCGGCGGAATTCACCCCGGCACTCCTGGATGATGTGGACATCGTCGTCTGCGCGCTGGAGGACGAAGCCCAGGCTAGGGTGGTGTCGGAGGCGGCCCAGGCCAAACACCTGCCGGTCAACGTGGTGGACACGCCGCAGCTTTGCAGCTTCGTCATGCCGTCCATCATTGACCGCTCCCCCATCCTCATCGCCGTCGGTTCCGGCGGCGCCTCTCCGGTGCTGGCGCGGCTGCTGCGCGCGCGCCTGGAATCGATGATCCCCACCGCTTACGGTCGTCTGTCCGCCCTGGCCGCCCGCTTCCGCGACCAGGTCAAGGCGAAATTCAAGCGCCCGGAGAACCGCCGCCGCTTCTGGGAGAAAGTGTTCCAGGGACCGGTGGCGGAAATGATGTTCTCCGGCCAGGACGAGGCCGCCGCCGCCACGCTGCAGGCCATGATCGACGGCGAAATGGAACCGGATGCCGCCATCGGCGAGGTCTATCTGGTGGGCGGTGGGCCGGGCAATCCGGACCTGCTCACTTTCCGTGCCCTGCGCCTCATGCAACAGGCGGACGTGGTCGTCTATGACAATCTGGTCTCACCGGCGGTGCTCGACATGGTGCGGCGCGATGCGGAGCGCATCTATGTGGGCAAACGGCGGGCCAACCACGCCCTGCCCCAGGAGGAGATCAATGAGCTCTTGGTGCGCCTGGCGAAGCAAGGCAAACGCGTGCTGCGCCTGAAAGGGGGCGATCCCTTCATTTTCGGCCGCGGCGGCGAAGAGATCGAGACCCTGGCGGAAAACAAAATCCCCTTCCAGGTGGTCCCCGGCATCACCGCCGCCTCCGGCGTGGCCTCCTATGCCGGTATTCCCTTAACCCACCGCGACCACGCCCAGGCCTGCGTCTTCGTCACCGGTCACCTCAAGGACGGCAGCATGAATCTCGACTGGGACATGCTCGCCCGTCCCCATCAGACCATCGTCATCTACATGGGGCTGCACGGGCTGCCTGTGCTCTGCGCAAAACTCATCGAGCACGGGCTGCCCGCCGAGACCCCCGCGGCCATCGTCCAGCAGGGCACCACCTCGAAACAGCGCGTGGTCACCGGCACCCTCGCCACCCTGCCGGTCCTCGCGGAGGCAGCGCAGCTCAAGGCACCGACCCTCATCATCGTCGGCAGCGTGGTGACCCTGCACGACAAGCTCAAGTGGTTCAACCCCCGCGATTCCCGCGACGGCCTCAGCGAAGCGACACCGGAACACACCCAGGCCGCCTGA
- a CDS encoding NAD(P)/FAD-dependent oxidoreductase: protein MDKFDVIVIGSGPGGYKAALTAAQLGAKVALVEKGLPGGNCLNLGCIPKKTLLHLASMIEDVQHLNGRGLTGEIRGDFRAAMRHKDEVVAGIRNNFPVWLRRLGVVVIQGRARFIGPHEVAVDAVNTREASPVRTLSAPRIIVATGSEPRPLAQCPTDGQHILNTRDFMTMQDDLPRSMLFVGGGMANVELAYLMHQFGSRVLIVEQAPALLPNARIPEHAVNTLVRKFHRIGLAFRTRTTVAHCKVEDDGVSVVFDDGSEARFDKVLVAVGRQPLTRGLDLDKAGIEVNEEGFIVTSSYLETNVPGVYAIGDVKPGPMTANAALHDAKIAATNALNGNSLTFNYFMVPTVLHSAMEIAAVGLTEAQAEAAGFEPEAARTSFLGSGKARAYHDTEGFIEVVHDAETGQLLGGCIVGPEAGEQIQMMTAACQSEQGLWFFKELSYSHPSWCEEFETAIEPCTSAFTRSAKEVFRPGIFRPLRKKATARHS from the coding sequence ATGGACAAGTTCGACGTCATCGTCATCGGCAGCGGTCCCGGCGGCTACAAAGCCGCCCTCACCGCCGCCCAGCTTGGCGCCAAGGTGGCCCTGGTGGAAAAAGGGTTGCCCGGGGGCAACTGCCTGAACCTGGGCTGCATCCCCAAGAAAACCCTGCTCCATCTCGCCTCCATGATCGAAGATGTCCAGCACCTCAACGGCCGTGGGCTCACGGGGGAGATCCGGGGCGACTTCCGCGCCGCCATGCGCCACAAGGACGAGGTGGTGGCGGGCATCCGCAACAACTTTCCCGTCTGGCTGCGCCGGCTGGGGGTGGTGGTGATCCAGGGAAGGGCGCGCTTCATCGGCCCCCACGAAGTGGCGGTGGATGCCGTCAACACGCGAGAGGCAAGCCCCGTGCGCACCCTGAGCGCCCCCCGCATCATCGTTGCCACAGGTTCTGAACCCCGGCCGCTTGCCCAGTGTCCCACCGACGGCCAGCATATCCTCAACACCCGGGATTTCATGACCATGCAGGATGACCTGCCCCGCTCCATGCTCTTCGTGGGCGGCGGCATGGCCAATGTGGAACTGGCCTATCTCATGCATCAGTTCGGCAGCCGTGTGCTCATCGTCGAACAGGCGCCGGCGCTGCTGCCCAATGCGCGCATTCCCGAACACGCCGTCAACACCCTGGTGCGCAAATTCCACCGCATTGGTCTCGCGTTTCGTACCCGGACCACTGTCGCCCATTGCAAGGTGGAGGACGATGGCGTGTCCGTGGTCTTCGACGACGGCAGCGAGGCGCGCTTCGACAAGGTGCTGGTGGCGGTGGGGCGGCAGCCGCTGACCCGCGGGCTCGATCTGGACAAAGCAGGCATCGAGGTCAACGAGGAGGGCTTCATCGTCACCTCCAGCTACCTGGAAACCAATGTGCCCGGGGTCTACGCCATCGGCGATGTCAAACCCGGCCCGATGACGGCCAATGCCGCCCTACACGATGCCAAGATCGCCGCCACCAACGCCCTCAACGGCAACAGCCTCACTTTCAACTATTTCATGGTGCCCACGGTCCTCCATTCGGCCATGGAGATCGCCGCCGTGGGTCTCACCGAAGCTCAGGCGGAAGCGGCGGGGTTCGAACCGGAAGCCGCCCGCACGAGCTTCCTGGGTTCGGGCAAGGCGCGCGCCTATCACGACACGGAAGGCTTCATCGAGGTGGTGCACGATGCGGAAACCGGCCAGCTTCTAGGGGGCTGCATCGTCGGTCCCGAGGCCGGCGAGCAAATCCAGATGATGACCGCCGCCTGCCAGTCGGAACAGGGTCTGTGGTTCTTCAAGGAGCTGTCCTACAGCCACCCCTCCTGGTGCGAGGAATTCGAGACCGCCATCGAACCCTGCACCTCGGCCTTCACCCGTTCGGCGAAGGAAGTCTTCCGTCCCGGTATCTTCCGTCCCCTGCGCAAGAAGGCCACGGCCCGCCATTCCTGA
- a CDS encoding thioredoxin fold domain-containing protein, which produces MHRSRLHLPLVLLLFAIALGLSPTAWAAEKKGRYFGAKPTEYPAWFKESFLNLREDIAEAAAANKRVLLVFHQDNCPYCNLLVERNLSQKDIVELMQSRFETVAINMWGDREVTDFSGRTLTEKQFAAALKVQFTPTLLFFDEKGEVILRLNGYLPPQRFKLALEYVAGRKEKELSFRDYMARHEPPPASGTLKAEDFFAPPPHDLRRVKKPIAVFFEQKDCPACDLLHEKVLPDAETRQIVRRAHNIQLDMWSDTPVVLPDGRKTTARDWARELDVKYAPTIVIMDAKGREIIRSEAFFKVFHTQGMFDYATSGAYRKEPSFQRYLSARAERLREQGRDVDIWRFADEPPAPR; this is translated from the coding sequence ATGCACCGTTCCCGTCTCCACCTTCCCCTCGTTCTCCTGCTTTTTGCCATCGCCTTGGGCTTGAGCCCCACCGCCTGGGCCGCGGAAAAGAAGGGCCGCTATTTTGGCGCCAAGCCCACGGAATATCCCGCGTGGTTCAAGGAAAGCTTTCTTAATCTGCGCGAGGACATCGCCGAAGCGGCCGCGGCGAACAAACGCGTGCTCCTCGTCTTCCACCAGGACAACTGCCCCTATTGCAACCTCCTCGTGGAGCGCAACCTGTCGCAGAAGGACATCGTCGAGCTCATGCAGTCCCGTTTCGAGACGGTCGCCATCAACATGTGGGGGGACCGGGAAGTGACGGACTTTTCCGGCAGGACGCTCACGGAAAAACAGTTTGCCGCCGCCCTCAAGGTGCAGTTCACCCCCACCCTGCTCTTCTTCGACGAGAAGGGAGAGGTGATCCTGCGCCTCAATGGCTACCTGCCGCCGCAACGCTTCAAGCTGGCCCTGGAGTATGTGGCCGGGCGCAAGGAGAAAGAGCTCAGTTTCCGCGACTACATGGCCCGCCACGAGCCGCCGCCTGCCTCCGGCACGCTCAAGGCCGAGGACTTTTTCGCGCCGCCGCCCCACGACCTGCGCCGGGTGAAGAAACCCATCGCCGTCTTTTTCGAGCAGAAGGACTGCCCCGCCTGTGACCTCCTCCATGAGAAGGTGCTGCCCGATGCGGAGACGCGCCAGATTGTGCGCAGGGCACACAACATCCAGCTCGACATGTGGTCCGACACCCCGGTGGTTCTGCCCGACGGGCGCAAGACCACCGCCCGCGACTGGGCCCGGGAACTGGACGTCAAATACGCGCCCACCATCGTCATCATGGATGCCAAAGGCCGGGAGATCATCCGTTCGGAAGCCTTCTTCAAGGTCTTCCACACCCAGGGCATGTTCGATTATGCGACAAGCGGCGCCTACCGCAAGGAGCCCAGCTTCCAGCGCTACCTTTCCGCCCGCGCCGAACGCCTGCGGGAGCAGGGGCGCGACGTGGACATCTGGCGCTTTGCCGACGAGCCGCCGGCGCCTCGCTGA
- a CDS encoding cobyrinate a,c-diamide synthase → MGRLLISAAHKSSGKTTVSIGLCAALRARGLTVQPFKKGPDYIDPMWLAQAAGRPCYNLDFYVQGREEILGEFIARSAHADLALVEGNKGLYDGLDLDGSNSNAALAKLLALPVVLVLDTTGVIRGVAPLLLGYQAFDRGVYIAGVILNKVGGSRHEAKLRAVIEHYTDIPVLGAVHHDAGLTILERHLGLIPANEEAEAQAHIQALAERIARQVDLDRLLAVAAAAPPLVAPLPARPPAVSGRLRVAIARDKAFGFYYPDDLEALQAAGAELVPFDTLHDPHLPETDALFIGGGFPESFARELSANRSLRRDIRDAIEAGLPAYVECGGLMYLARSLTTDGIRHEMVGIVPGDVVMHAKPVGRGYVRLKQTAASPWARGPQDLPEIWAHEFHYSSLENLPAGLTYAYEVKRGHGIDGRHDGFVYKNLLASYTHLRGTRRFDWPARFMEWVRRCQAHPSPRRLSAP, encoded by the coding sequence ATGGGCCGCCTCCTCATCTCCGCTGCGCACAAGTCCTCCGGTAAGACCACGGTCAGCATCGGTCTGTGTGCCGCATTGCGCGCGCGGGGGCTGACGGTGCAACCCTTCAAGAAAGGGCCGGACTACATCGATCCCATGTGGCTGGCGCAGGCCGCCGGCCGGCCTTGCTACAACCTGGATTTCTACGTCCAAGGGCGGGAGGAGATCCTCGGCGAATTCATCGCCCGCAGCGCCCATGCCGACCTCGCCCTGGTGGAGGGCAACAAGGGCCTCTACGACGGGCTGGACCTGGATGGCAGCAACAGCAATGCCGCCCTGGCGAAGCTCCTTGCCCTGCCCGTGGTGCTGGTGCTGGACACCACCGGCGTCATCCGCGGCGTGGCCCCCCTCCTCCTCGGCTATCAGGCCTTCGACCGGGGGGTGTACATCGCCGGCGTCATCCTCAACAAGGTGGGCGGCAGCCGTCACGAAGCCAAGCTGCGCGCCGTCATCGAGCATTACACCGACATCCCGGTGCTGGGCGCCGTGCATCACGATGCCGGGCTTACGATTCTGGAACGCCATCTCGGCCTCATCCCCGCCAATGAGGAAGCGGAAGCCCAGGCCCACATTCAGGCCCTCGCTGAGCGCATCGCCCGCCAGGTGGATCTCGATCGTCTGCTGGCCGTGGCGGCAGCCGCCCCACCCCTGGTGGCCCCGCTGCCAGCCCGTCCCCCTGCGGTGAGCGGCCGCCTTCGCGTGGCCATCGCCCGCGATAAGGCCTTCGGCTTCTACTATCCGGACGATCTGGAAGCCCTGCAGGCGGCGGGAGCCGAGCTCGTCCCCTTCGACACCCTGCACGATCCCCATCTGCCGGAAACCGATGCCCTTTTCATCGGCGGCGGCTTCCCGGAGAGTTTCGCCCGGGAACTTTCCGCCAATCGGAGTCTGCGCCGGGACATCCGCGACGCCATCGAAGCCGGTCTGCCCGCCTACGTGGAATGTGGCGGCCTCATGTACCTGGCACGCAGCCTCACCACGGACGGCATCCGCCACGAGATGGTGGGCATCGTGCCGGGAGATGTGGTCATGCACGCGAAGCCCGTGGGCCGCGGCTATGTCCGGCTCAAGCAGACCGCCGCCTCCCCCTGGGCGCGGGGGCCGCAAGACCTGCCGGAAATCTGGGCCCATGAATTCCATTACTCGAGCCTGGAAAACCTGCCCGCCGGCCTCACCTACGCCTACGAGGTGAAGCGCGGCCACGGCATCGACGGCAGGCACGATGGCTTCGTCTACAAAAATCTGCTGGCGTCCTATACCCATTTGCGGGGGACGCGCCGCTTCGACTGGCCGGCGCGCTTCATGGAATGGGTGAGGCGCTGCCAGGCCCATCCTTCCCCCCGTCGCCTGTCCGCTCCCTAG
- the nrfD gene encoding polysulfide reductase NrfD: protein MQIAYREVEGRSPRYWALLGIIGLIALLGLGAAYYMEHHGHIVTGMTNQIVWGMPHVFAVFLIVAASGALNAASIASVFGKSAYKPLARLSGLVAVALLAGGLMVLMLDLGRPDRVIVAATYYNFKSVFAWNVFLYTGFFTFVALYLWTMMDNSVAAYGKYAGFAAFIWRLILTTGTGSIFGFLVAREAYSSALLAPMFIIFSFSYGMAVYLLILIAAYAWTGRPLGDAILHRLGRLLGWFVAAALYFVVVFHMTNLYFTKYHGVERFILVEGGIYTQMFWIGQVLLGSVVPMLILFNGKLRASRGLLVTACLLVVLGGLAQMYVTIIGGQAYPLDIFPGWEERSSFFDGVVHPYHPSLPEFLLGLGGVAVALAIVTIGVKVLRFLPESLADADVDPHAAG from the coding sequence ATGCAAATCGCCTATCGTGAGGTCGAAGGACGCAGCCCCCGCTACTGGGCATTGCTCGGCATCATCGGGCTCATCGCCCTGCTCGGTCTGGGCGCGGCCTATTACATGGAGCATCACGGCCACATCGTGACCGGCATGACCAATCAGATCGTCTGGGGCATGCCCCACGTGTTCGCCGTCTTCCTCATCGTCGCCGCTTCCGGTGCCCTCAACGCCGCTTCCATTGCCAGCGTCTTCGGCAAGAGCGCCTACAAGCCCCTCGCCCGTCTGTCGGGTCTGGTGGCCGTGGCGCTGCTGGCCGGGGGTCTCATGGTGCTGATGCTGGATCTGGGGCGGCCTGACCGGGTCATCGTCGCCGCCACCTATTACAACTTCAAATCCGTGTTTGCCTGGAACGTCTTCCTCTACACGGGCTTTTTCACCTTCGTCGCCCTCTATCTGTGGACCATGATGGACAACTCGGTGGCTGCCTACGGCAAATACGCAGGCTTTGCCGCCTTCATCTGGCGCCTCATCCTCACCACCGGTACCGGCTCCATCTTTGGCTTTCTCGTCGCTCGCGAAGCCTACAGCTCCGCGCTGCTTGCCCCCATGTTCATCATTTTCTCCTTTTCCTACGGCATGGCGGTCTATCTGCTCATCCTGATCGCCGCCTATGCCTGGACGGGGCGGCCGCTGGGGGATGCCATCCTGCATCGCCTCGGCCGGCTCCTCGGCTGGTTCGTCGCCGCCGCGCTCTATTTCGTCGTGGTCTTCCACATGACCAACCTCTATTTCACCAAGTACCACGGCGTCGAGCGGTTCATCCTCGTCGAGGGGGGCATCTACACCCAGATGTTCTGGATCGGTCAGGTTCTCCTGGGTTCGGTGGTGCCCATGCTCATCCTCTTCAACGGCAAGCTGCGCGCCTCGCGCGGCCTGCTGGTGACCGCCTGTCTGCTGGTGGTGCTCGGCGGCCTGGCGCAGATGTACGTCACCATCATCGGTGGCCAGGCCTATCCGCTGGACATCTTCCCCGGCTGGGAGGAGCGCAGCAGCTTCTTTGACGGTGTCGTGCATCCCTATCATCCCTCCCTGCCCGAGTTCCTGCTGGGGCTGGGCGGGGTCGCGGTCGCCCTGGCCATCGTGACCATCGGGGTCAAGGTGCTGCGCTTTCTGCCGGAGAGCCTGGCCGACGCGGACGTGGACCCCCACGCCGCGGGATAG